A stretch of Bombus affinis isolate iyBomAffi1 unplaced genomic scaffold, iyBomAffi1.2 ctg00000293.1, whole genome shotgun sequence DNA encodes these proteins:
- the LOC126927883 gene encoding katanin p60 ATPase-containing subunit A-like 2 isoform X1: MNGESSQQGTTNKISQSKEEESHTSERNRNILYLICDYLERNGYVDISDVLIREARLSRKYRVCDNVNLEIILREYENYYKMKFQKYPILCKKITEKEIKTREMTNANKVKQTRSESVSGSVEGRNAQQKMRGDATDDINLAITVTPISANENYGSSSQELFNVSMEQFRQSKISNCARHLYIDNPELQKIAEDILSEIILKKFNVYWDNIAGLEECKSAIKDAIVYPLKYPILFKGPFAPCKSILLYGPPGTGKTMLAKAVATECQCNFFNITASSLVDKWRGDSEKYIRVLFELAYNNSPTIIFIDEIDCIGTNKGVKYTLSKSAKTFRSELLFRLDRLVINRNSDVVLLAASNCPWDIDAALRRRLEKNIYVSLPNVVTRFDMFKLYLSNRLLENMDIVSHIIKSTEKYSCADIKLLCTQAWQLEMNPILKRLEERETSITTLKYELKNYKIIAKLLKKMSPTVTNVDRYEAWKKYVCQDKIF, translated from the exons atgaacggtgaatCATCGcagcaaggtaccacaaataagatatctcaatctaaagag gaggagagtcatacttcggaacgtaatcggaacatattgtaccttatatgtgattatttggaacgcaatgg atatgtagacattagcgatgtattaatccgggaagctcgtctatctcggaaatatcgagtctgcgacaacgtcaatttggaaattattcttagagaatatgaaaattattacaagatgaaattccaaaaatatcctatattgtgcaagaaaataactgaaaaggaaataaagacgagggaaatgacaaatgcgaacaaagt caaacaaacgagaagtgagtctgtatctgggtctgtggaagggaggaatgcacaacagaagatgaggggtgatgctacggatgatattaatcttgcAATAACAGTGACACCAATTTCTGCCAATGAAAACTATGGATCTTCATCACAAGagctatttaacgtctcaatggaacaattcaggcaatcaaagatatcaaactgTGCTCGGCacctttatatagacaatccagAATTGCAgaagattgctgaagacattttatcc gaaatcatactgaaaaaatttaatgtatattgggacaacattgcaggcctagaggaatgtaaatctgccatTAAGGATGCCATTGTGTATCCCCTTAAATACCCTATCTTGTTTAAAGGCCCATTTGCTCCCTGTAAAAGTATTCTGCTATATggaccacctggtacag ggaagacgatgttggcgaaggcagtcgcaacagaatgccaatgcaacttttttaacataacggccagctcattggtggacaaatggagaggtgattccgagaagtatatccgt gttttatttgaacttgcctataataattcgccaacaattatttttatcgacgagattgactgcataggaacaaataaaggagtaaagtATACATTGTCTAAATCTGCAAAGacattcagatcagaacttctttttaGATTGGATAGATTAGTAATTAACAGAAATTCtgatgtagttcttttggccgcatctaattgcccttg ggatatTGATGCAGCATTACGCAGACGCCTTGAAAAGaatatatacgtatcattaccaaacgTAGTTACTCGATTtgatatgttcaaattataccttagcaaccgattattagagaatatggatattgtgagtcacataataaaatctactgaaaaatattcttgtgcggatataaaattgctttgtacgCAAGCATGGCAGCTAGAAATGAATCCAATATTGAAAAGActtgaagaaagagaaacatctattacgactttgaaatatgaattaaagaattataaaataatagcaaaattgttaaaaaaaatgtcacctacagttacgaatgtggatagatatgaagcgtggaaaaaatatgtatgccaagacaagatattttaa
- the LOC126927883 gene encoding katanin p60 ATPase-containing subunit A-like 2 isoform X3, whose protein sequence is MNGESSQQGTTNKISQSKEEESHTSERNRNILYLICDYLERNGYVDISDVLIREARLSRKYRVCDNVNLEIILREYENYYKMKFQKYPILCKKITEKEIKTREMTNANKVKQTRSESVSGSVEGRNAQQKMRGDATDDINLAITVTPISANENYGSSSQELFNVSMEQFRQSKISNCARHLYIDNPELQKIAEDILSEIILKKFNVYWDNIAGLEECKSAIKDAIVYPLKYPILFKGPFAPCKSILLYGPPGTGKTMLAKAVATECQCNFFNITASSLVDKWRGDSEKYIRVLFELAYNNSPTIIFIDEIDCIGTNKGVKYTLSKSAKTFRSELLFRLDRLVINRNSDVVLLAASNCPWDIDAALRRRLEKNIYVSLPNVVTRFDMFKLYLSNRLLENMDIVSHIIKSTEKYSCADIKLLCTQAWQLEMNPILKRLEERETSITTLKYELKNYKIIAKLLKKMSPTVTNVDRYEAWKKYVCQDKIF, encoded by the exons gaggagagtcatacttcggaacgtaatcggaacatattgtaccttatatgtgattatttggaacgcaatgg atatgtagacattagcgatgtattaatccgggaagctcgtctatctcggaaatatcgagtctgcgacaacgtcaatttggaaattattcttagagaatatgaaaattattacaagatgaaattccaaaaatatcctatattgtgcaagaaaataactgaaaaggaaataaagacgagggaaatgacaaatgcgaacaaagt caaacaaacgagaagtgagtctgtatctgggtctgtggaagggaggaatgcacaacagaagatgaggggtgatgctacggatgatattaatcttgcAATAACAGTGACACCAATTTCTGCCAATGAAAACTATGGATCTTCATCACAAGagctatttaacgtctcaatggaacaattcaggcaatcaaagatatcaaactgTGCTCGGCacctttatatagacaatccagAATTGCAgaagattgctgaagacattttatcc gaaatcatactgaaaaaatttaatgtatattgggacaacattgcaggcctagaggaatgtaaatctgccatTAAGGATGCCATTGTGTATCCCCTTAAATACCCTATCTTGTTTAAAGGCCCATTTGCTCCCTGTAAAAGTATTCTGCTATATggaccacctggtacag ggaagacgatgttggcgaaggcagtcgcaacagaatgccaatgcaacttttttaacataacggccagctcattggtggacaaatggagaggtgattccgagaagtatatccgt gttttatttgaacttgcctataataattcgccaacaattatttttatcgacgagattgactgcataggaacaaataaaggagtaaagtATACATTGTCTAAATCTGCAAAGacattcagatcagaacttctttttaGATTGGATAGATTAGTAATTAACAGAAATTCtgatgtagttcttttggccgcatctaattgcccttg ggatatTGATGCAGCATTACGCAGACGCCTTGAAAAGaatatatacgtatcattaccaaacgTAGTTACTCGATTtgatatgttcaaattataccttagcaaccgattattagagaatatggatattgtgagtcacataataaaatctactgaaaaatattcttgtgcggatataaaattgctttgtacgCAAGCATGGCAGCTAGAAATGAATCCAATATTGAAAAGActtgaagaaagagaaacatctattacgactttgaaatatgaattaaagaattataaaataatagcaaaattgttaaaaaaaatgtcacctacagttacgaatgtggatagatatgaagcgtggaaaaaatatgtatgccaagacaagatattttaa
- the LOC126927883 gene encoding katanin p60 ATPase-containing subunit A-like 2 isoform X2: MNGESSQQGTTNKISQSKEEESHTSERNRNILYLICDYLERNGYVDISDVLIREARLSRKYRVCDNVNLEIILREYENYYKMKFQKYPILCKKITEKEIKTREMTNANKVKQTRSESVSGSVEGRNAQQKMRGDATDDINLAITVTPISANENYGSSSQELFNVSMEQFRQSKISNCARHLYIDNPELQKIAEDILSEIILKKFNVYWDNIAGLEECKSAIKDAIVYPLKYPILFKGPFAPCKSILLYGPPGTGKTMLAKAVATECQCNFFNITASSLVDKWRGDSEKYIRVLFELAYNNSPTIIFIDEIDCIGTNKGVKYTLSKSAKTFRSELLFRLDRLVINRNSDVVLLAASNCPWDIDAALRRRLEKNIYVSLPNVVTRFDMFKLYLSNRLLENMDIVSHIIKSTEKYSCADIKLLCTQAWQLEMNPILKRLEERETSITTLKYELKNYKIIAKLLKKMSPTVTNVDRYEAWKKYVCQDKIF; the protein is encoded by the exons atatgtagacattagcgatgtattaatccgggaagctcgtctatctcggaaatatcgagtctgcgacaacgtcaatttggaaattattcttagagaatatgaaaattattacaagatgaaattccaaaaatatcctatattgtgcaagaaaataactgaaaaggaaataaagacgagggaaatgacaaatgcgaacaaagt caaacaaacgagaagtgagtctgtatctgggtctgtggaagggaggaatgcacaacagaagatgaggggtgatgctacggatgatattaatcttgcAATAACAGTGACACCAATTTCTGCCAATGAAAACTATGGATCTTCATCACAAGagctatttaacgtctcaatggaacaattcaggcaatcaaagatatcaaactgTGCTCGGCacctttatatagacaatccagAATTGCAgaagattgctgaagacattttatcc gaaatcatactgaaaaaatttaatgtatattgggacaacattgcaggcctagaggaatgtaaatctgccatTAAGGATGCCATTGTGTATCCCCTTAAATACCCTATCTTGTTTAAAGGCCCATTTGCTCCCTGTAAAAGTATTCTGCTATATggaccacctggtacag ggaagacgatgttggcgaaggcagtcgcaacagaatgccaatgcaacttttttaacataacggccagctcattggtggacaaatggagaggtgattccgagaagtatatccgt gttttatttgaacttgcctataataattcgccaacaattatttttatcgacgagattgactgcataggaacaaataaaggagtaaagtATACATTGTCTAAATCTGCAAAGacattcagatcagaacttctttttaGATTGGATAGATTAGTAATTAACAGAAATTCtgatgtagttcttttggccgcatctaattgcccttg ggatatTGATGCAGCATTACGCAGACGCCTTGAAAAGaatatatacgtatcattaccaaacgTAGTTACTCGATTtgatatgttcaaattataccttagcaaccgattattagagaatatggatattgtgagtcacataataaaatctactgaaaaatattcttgtgcggatataaaattgctttgtacgCAAGCATGGCAGCTAGAAATGAATCCAATATTGAAAAGActtgaagaaagagaaacatctattacgactttgaaatatgaattaaagaattataaaataatagcaaaattgttaaaaaaaatgtcacctacagttacgaatgtggatagatatgaagcgtggaaaaaatatgtatgccaagacaagatattttaa
- the LOC126927883 gene encoding katanin p60 ATPase-containing subunit A-like 2 isoform X5 gives MKFQKYPILCKKITEKEIKTREMTNANKVKQTRSESVSGSVEGRNAQQKMRGDATDDINLAITVTPISANENYGSSSQELFNVSMEQFRQSKISNCARHLYIDNPELQKIAEDILSEIILKKFNVYWDNIAGLEECKSAIKDAIVYPLKYPILFKGPFAPCKSILLYGPPGTGKTMLAKAVATECQCNFFNITASSLVDKWRGDSEKYIRVLFELAYNNSPTIIFIDEIDCIGTNKGVKYTLSKSAKTFRSELLFRLDRLVINRNSDVVLLAASNCPWDIDAALRRRLEKNIYVSLPNVVTRFDMFKLYLSNRLLENMDIVSHIIKSTEKYSCADIKLLCTQAWQLEMNPILKRLEERETSITTLKYELKNYKIIAKLLKKMSPTVTNVDRYEAWKKYVCQDKIF, from the exons atgaaattccaaaaatatcctatattgtgcaagaaaataactgaaaaggaaataaagacgagggaaatgacaaatgcgaacaaagt caaacaaacgagaagtgagtctgtatctgggtctgtggaagggaggaatgcacaacagaagatgaggggtgatgctacggatgatattaatcttgcAATAACAGTGACACCAATTTCTGCCAATGAAAACTATGGATCTTCATCACAAGagctatttaacgtctcaatggaacaattcaggcaatcaaagatatcaaactgTGCTCGGCacctttatatagacaatccagAATTGCAgaagattgctgaagacattttatcc gaaatcatactgaaaaaatttaatgtatattgggacaacattgcaggcctagaggaatgtaaatctgccatTAAGGATGCCATTGTGTATCCCCTTAAATACCCTATCTTGTTTAAAGGCCCATTTGCTCCCTGTAAAAGTATTCTGCTATATggaccacctggtacag ggaagacgatgttggcgaaggcagtcgcaacagaatgccaatgcaacttttttaacataacggccagctcattggtggacaaatggagaggtgattccgagaagtatatccgt gttttatttgaacttgcctataataattcgccaacaattatttttatcgacgagattgactgcataggaacaaataaaggagtaaagtATACATTGTCTAAATCTGCAAAGacattcagatcagaacttctttttaGATTGGATAGATTAGTAATTAACAGAAATTCtgatgtagttcttttggccgcatctaattgcccttg ggatatTGATGCAGCATTACGCAGACGCCTTGAAAAGaatatatacgtatcattaccaaacgTAGTTACTCGATTtgatatgttcaaattataccttagcaaccgattattagagaatatggatattgtgagtcacataataaaatctactgaaaaatattcttgtgcggatataaaattgctttgtacgCAAGCATGGCAGCTAGAAATGAATCCAATATTGAAAAGActtgaagaaagagaaacatctattacgactttgaaatatgaattaaagaattataaaataatagcaaaattgttaaaaaaaatgtcacctacagttacgaatgtggatagatatgaagcgtggaaaaaatatgtatgccaagacaagatattttaa
- the LOC126927883 gene encoding katanin p60 ATPase-containing subunit A-like 2 isoform X6 yields the protein MKFQKYPILCKKITEKEIKTREMTNANKVKQTRSESVSGSVEGRNAQQKMRGDATDDINLAITVTPISANENYGSSSQELFNVSMEQFRQSKISNCARHLYIDNPELQKIAEDILSEIILKKFNVYWDNIAGLEECKSAIKDAIVYPLKYPILFKGPFAPCKSILLYGPPGTGKTMLAKAVATECQCNFFNITASSLVDKWRGDSEKYIRVLFELAYNNSPTIIFIDEIDCIGTNKGVKYTLSKSAKTFRSELLFRLDRLVINRNSDVVLLAASNCPWDIDAALRRRLEKNIYVSLPNVVTRFDMFKLYLSNRLLENMDIVSHIIKSTEKYSCADIKLLCTQAWQLEMNPILKRLEERETSITTLKYELKNYKIIAKLLKKMSPTVTNVDRYEAWKKYVCQDKIF from the exons caaacaaacgagaagtgagtctgtatctgggtctgtggaagggaggaatgcacaacagaagatgaggggtgatgctacggatgatattaatcttgcAATAACAGTGACACCAATTTCTGCCAATGAAAACTATGGATCTTCATCACAAGagctatttaacgtctcaatggaacaattcaggcaatcaaagatatcaaactgTGCTCGGCacctttatatagacaatccagAATTGCAgaagattgctgaagacattttatcc gaaatcatactgaaaaaatttaatgtatattgggacaacattgcaggcctagaggaatgtaaatctgccatTAAGGATGCCATTGTGTATCCCCTTAAATACCCTATCTTGTTTAAAGGCCCATTTGCTCCCTGTAAAAGTATTCTGCTATATggaccacctggtacag ggaagacgatgttggcgaaggcagtcgcaacagaatgccaatgcaacttttttaacataacggccagctcattggtggacaaatggagaggtgattccgagaagtatatccgt gttttatttgaacttgcctataataattcgccaacaattatttttatcgacgagattgactgcataggaacaaataaaggagtaaagtATACATTGTCTAAATCTGCAAAGacattcagatcagaacttctttttaGATTGGATAGATTAGTAATTAACAGAAATTCtgatgtagttcttttggccgcatctaattgcccttg ggatatTGATGCAGCATTACGCAGACGCCTTGAAAAGaatatatacgtatcattaccaaacgTAGTTACTCGATTtgatatgttcaaattataccttagcaaccgattattagagaatatggatattgtgagtcacataataaaatctactgaaaaatattcttgtgcggatataaaattgctttgtacgCAAGCATGGCAGCTAGAAATGAATCCAATATTGAAAAGActtgaagaaagagaaacatctattacgactttgaaatatgaattaaagaattataaaataatagcaaaattgttaaaaaaaatgtcacctacagttacgaatgtggatagatatgaagcgtggaaaaaatatgtatgccaagacaagatattttaa
- the LOC126927887 gene encoding uncharacterized protein LOC126927887 isoform X3 has product MAEEGKKISFGFAKSIKKPVLKNAILQEKKKVDYIECLDEKGIKVIGEEEKKDEPLIIPLLGSKTWHDRFVNKIDVNIFLPKADKEKVGDASVNEAKSKLSNGKTSPIISIKKEPVEDSENKVVTLEEQATKEIIEELKSKNKYETKTNDLTLPLVEDESLRGKEQQCYGEWDGNQERELVEMKN; this is encoded by the exons atggcagaagaaggaaagaagatttccttcggttttgcgaaatctattaagaaacctgtgttaaaaaatgctattctacaagaaaagaagaaagttgattacattgaatgccttgatgagaaaggtattaaagtaatagg tgaggaagaaaaaaaagatgaacctctaattattccattactaggttcaaaaacctggcatgatagatttgttaataaaatagatgtaaacattttccttccgaaggcagataaggaaaaggtaggagacgctagtgttaacgaggcaaaatcaaagctatctaatggaaaaacatcgccaataatatcaataaagaaagagccagttgaagatagtgaaaataaagttgttactttagaagagcaagcgacaaaggaaatcattgaggaacttaagtcaaagaataaatatgaaactaaaacaaatgatttaactttacctttagtagaagatgaatcattaagaggcaaagaacag caatgttacggggaatgggatggcaaccaggaaagggaattggttgaaatgaaaa attag
- the LOC126927887 gene encoding G-patch domain and KOW motifs-containing protein-like isoform X1 — translation MAEEGKKISFGFAKSIKKPVLKNAILQEKKKVDYIECLDEKGIKVIGEEEKKDEPLIIPLLGSKTWHDRFVNKIDVNIFLPKADKEKVGDASVNEAKSKLSNGKTSPIISIKKEPVEDSENKVVTLEEQATKEIIEELKSKNKYETKTNDLTLPLVEDESLRGKEQSTLEDYEKIPIDAFGVAMLRGMGWQPGKGIG, via the exons atggcagaagaaggaaagaagatttccttcggttttgcgaaatctattaagaaacctgtgttaaaaaatgctattctacaagaaaagaagaaagttgattacattgaatgccttgatgagaaaggtattaaagtaatagg tgaggaagaaaaaaaagatgaacctctaattattccattactaggttcaaaaacctggcatgatagatttgttaataaaatagatgtaaacattttccttccgaaggcagataaggaaaaggtaggagacgctagtgttaacgaggcaaaatcaaagctatctaatggaaaaacatcgccaataatatcaataaagaaagagccagttgaagatagtgaaaataaagttgttactttagaagagcaagcgacaaaggaaatcattgaggaacttaagtcaaagaataaatatgaaactaaaacaaatgatttaactttacctttagtagaagatgaatcattaagaggcaaagaacag tctacgttagaagattatgaaaaaattcctattgatgcttttggtgtagcaatgttacggggaatgggatggcaaccaggaaagggaattggttga
- the LOC126927887 gene encoding uncharacterized protein LOC126927887 isoform X2, whose amino-acid sequence MAEEGKKISFGFAKSIKKPVLKNAILQEKKKVDYIECLDEKGIKVIGEEEKKDEPLIIPLLGSKTWHDRFVNKIDVNIFLPKADKEKVGDASVNEAKSKLSNGKTSPIISIKKEPVEDSENKVVTLEEQATKEIIEELKSKNKYETKTNDLTLPLVEDESLRGKEQQCYGEWDGNQERELVEMKSMNFTLD is encoded by the exons atggcagaagaaggaaagaagatttccttcggttttgcgaaatctattaagaaacctgtgttaaaaaatgctattctacaagaaaagaagaaagttgattacattgaatgccttgatgagaaaggtattaaagtaatagg tgaggaagaaaaaaaagatgaacctctaattattccattactaggttcaaaaacctggcatgatagatttgttaataaaatagatgtaaacattttccttccgaaggcagataaggaaaaggtaggagacgctagtgttaacgaggcaaaatcaaagctatctaatggaaaaacatcgccaataatatcaataaagaaagagccagttgaagatagtgaaaataaagttgttactttagaagagcaagcgacaaaggaaatcattgaggaacttaagtcaaagaataaatatgaaactaaaacaaatgatttaactttacctttagtagaagatgaatcattaagaggcaaagaacag caatgttacggggaatgggatggcaaccaggaaagggaattggttgaaatgaaaagtatgaattttactctggattaa
- the LOC126927888 gene encoding integral membrane protein DGCR2/IDD-like, giving the protein MKDLSATIPAMIIYVQAIFITIFPLGAAALGKHCTDFEGEVVSHGMMYVPGPSVCNICFCYNSQPKWCRAIFCSPPFSCKKFRIGRRCCEFQCLDEVDNEYWSGSDVVIVDSSSRLEKHIVLWTLGLVIVIVIF; this is encoded by the exons ATGAAGGACTTGTCTGCGACAATACCTGCAATGATCATCTATGTGCAGGCTATTTTCATCACTATCTTCCCgttaggggctg cggCTTTAGGAAaacactgtactgatttcgaaggagaagttgtctcgcatggaatgatgtatgtgccgggaccatcGGTTTGCAACATCTGCTTCTGTTACAATTCGCAGCCAAAATGGTGCCgggctatcttctgttcacctcctttt agctgcaagaaATTCCGCATTGGACGCCGCTGTTGCGAGTtccaatgcctggatgaggttgacAATGAATATTGGTCGGGATCTGATGTGGTCATTGTCGATAGTTCATCTAGACTTGAAAAACATATTGTGTTGTGGACGCTGGGCTTAGTGatagtaattgtaatattttaa